ACTATAATATGTATTTAGTAAATTTTATAACTAGTCTTCAGGTTATGTGTTGAGGCGCAGGACTTGCTTCCAGCTTTGAAGAAGGCATAAATTTGTAACTAATGAAACATTCAAAATTTTCACTTTCACATCAATTACTCCACTGTTTTGCGTTACCTTTGTTGCCTGATGAGTCTTACATGTTTCTGGTTTTCCAGTCCATTTTCTCTGTGGATTCATTGCTTAAAAATCTAGCACTGCCCCAAAGTCATTGGTTAAGTCACTCAGCAGATAGCAAATGATGACATTTTGATACCTGTGACTATAGTATTTGCTGCAATATAGTAGAAATCCATCCTATTTCTCTTGTCACATTGTGTACAGGAACTGATTCTCTAACAGATTATGATCTCATCTGCTGGTAATAAATTTCACCTGTTACTCTTTACCCAATGTAGTCCAACCAAATAGATATAACTGCATGATGATCACCTTTAAGCCATATATACTGAGTCACCTCTGCTATGCTTTTACATAATCTGAACTAGCTTTGATGAATTAGGCCCTTAGAAAGCTCTAATGGTTGTAGGAGTCGGAAAATTATGAGAGGATCAAACCTTTGATGCATGTCAAACACATTTACCTGTTGGATTTTGTCTCTCCTTGGCTGGTGAAAGTATTGTTGATGCATGATATTGCTAGCAAATGAAAGAGATTTTCTTGTTTTGAGGACAATGATGGGATAGAATATTAGGTCTTCCAAGGGCAATAATGATAAACTCTGAGggggatttcatcaaaaatttctTGCTCTAAGATAGATGCTTGCTTTGGGGGATGTTTGGTTGCCTCCATCGGTCTCAAATTTTACTGGTAGGATGCAGTTGTTTGGTTGCCAGCAATTGGGCTAGATGCCGACGATTGAATCGTACCCTAAGACTCTTCACTCTTCAGCTATATCTAAAGATGCAGCTAAAAGTGGTCACATACCAAAATACATGCACTAATTATGGTCTTAAAGGAGCTATCAtcagctccctctctctctctcatgataTTATTACATTTCTTACTATAGTAGTTCTtacatgataaaatataattatcatAATATCATAATGATACTATTATATAAAATTGCAAGGGATGGACTATCCTCCTCTTGAGAGGTGAAGCTATTTCTCTTAAGtacaaaattaataataaagcATTTAAATCGAAGATCCATACCATTGATTACGATCTATACTataaaaatatctaaaggccAAATATCATAAATTTTGGTCATTTTTAATATATGCATTATATTGACACAAAATGGATGATTTTATTTGTACTAATATGGTCAAATACATGATAACACATTTAAATCGAGAACCTATCATAATGACATGATCTATATATGTTGCAATATATACAAATTGAAAATTAATAGATTTTGATACATAGGCTAGAGATTATCAAAATatactattttttattaagTATTTTTAGATATAGATtatgattaataatattttaaatttggaTACTTTATTATTGATTTTGGACTTGAGATGACTAGATATAATATCTTGGACGTCCTTTATGATTGTGATAATATTATAATTAGAGTAACATGATGGTAACTATTATCATACAATTATTATCGATATTAATtgattattaaagaaaaatagtattGTAATTTTATGAATGGAGATAgtattataatattaaatatCACATATAATAAACATACTCCATTAtatttctatattttgtaatgtatTGTGTTGTATTATATGATGTATTATTTCATATTATTTAAtagtatgttatattatataaaatcagCAAATTACCAACTTGGTAGATCACCTTCTCAAATTAGAATTCTTATTGAGATGCTATTCCACGAAAtcgaaaaaaaatttggagttCTTTTCCTACCTTTCAATCTTCACAGGTATTTCTGACAAGCAGCATAGATCCTAGCACCCCTTAATGTCTACATTTTCCCTCTTTCCATATCCTACTATTTAATCTGTGTTTGTTACATTTTCACTCGATCAATTTGCTAATTTAAAAAATCTGAAATACTTCTCTAGAGAAGCCAGTTGTCATAACTCATTAAATAATCCAAAAAAGAAGAACTTTTTGAAACAGTTTCAAAGTTAAATTTGAGAAGTTCATCTTTGCTTTGTTGACAAATAGTATTAGTTTCATAATTCTCCTACAAATATAAacactaatctatgttaaattCTTGCAGCAATGATTTCCTAGTTGTTCTTAAGTTAGATAATgacttttattaattcattGTTTCTCACCTCCGGTAAAATCCTGAATCTGCCATTTAGTAACATCATGGCTTATCTACCAAAATTATTACTTTAAACAAAATAACATTTAGCTAGTAACAAAACTTCCACCGATGCAAGCAACCGTTAGGTGAACCATGCTCAGGATATCTAGTTTAGTTCTCCTACATAATAGTAAtccaaagcttgatctttaGGCAATTCAGAAACCTGAATGAAGGGCTTCAATTATCATAAAACAATATTAGTCACAAATCATTGCATTCTTGTTATTGCTGCTATTTTGGTCCCTAGATCTACCAATAGAAGACCAAAATGCTTCTCACCTTGTAATTTGGTGAAAAGGTTTACATGACCTTACCCTTAGTCATTACTAACCAGGAAAGAGAGAATATTTGTTAGCTTGAATCATATAGGTAGTTTTCTAGGCTTTTTTCAGCCATTCAAGAAGCTGGGGTTTTCGTCTATATATCCAAAAAAAGTTCCTTCATTATAATTTTACTGTAAGGACGatttttttctagaaaaaaCTGTGATGATGAAATTATTGTAATGATGATGAATATATTGTTGCGTTGCCTTCATCAACAGTTTTGTGTCGCAGATCTCAGGCCACTTATGTGCTACTTGATGATGAACTATTAGGACTGCTTGAGCCGGGTCAACTGGACCGGTGTTAGATCGGATTGAACTGTCGAAGGTGGAAGTAAGGGATTAGTGTGGACATTAAGTGAAGCAGTCTAAAAGACGTCATTTATATCTCACAACAAATATACTCTTAGCTTCAAGCTTTAAACATCCTTCCTCTCACTTGCTTACTTGGTGCTCACCAcataatccttttttttttaaaaaaaaataaatggaacaTACAACAATATAACTACTAATAAATGTGAACTATTATACTATCCTACCTCATATTCACATCTAGTTGGTATATCATATACCTTATCATAAAATATCTGAACATTCTAACTCGGTCCATACATCAGTTTCGTCATACATCAATCTCATCGGCCTCCTATGGCCTACAATGCAAGTGATCTGCTACCCCAATGGTTCAGATAAGGAAGCCATTTTCTAATTAAATAGCAGTCTCCAGCTAAAGATATTTTGCAACTATGATTGGGCTAACAATCCTTGACTCACCACAAATTGCCATGTCATATTAGGTGACTCCCTCATTTGGTAAATACCAAGTATCAATGAACCACTTCTTGCAGCTCTGCTTAAGTTAAGGTAGCACTTACAAGTTGGGAGTTGCATGCCTCCTATGTTTTTGAATTGTTTTTGCAACACACATACTTACCTGCTTTCTATATTATTGCGAATTTGTCATCAGTCTCAACACATTGAGGTTGATTGTCACTTCGTTCATGAGAAAATATCAATAGACCCATTGTGCATGGTGTATCATATTACCACCAAGCAAGAtgataatattttttctttctttttcttttctttttttttaaacagtCGCTTGGCAGGCCTCAATATGGTAAGTTACCTTAGAAAGTGGGTGTTGATTGCTTGAGGACTGATAGAAGAGTACTGTATACAAGAATCTGTTACATACCAGTACTATTACTTGTCAgactgaattatttaaaatttaaaatattaagtGGAACTTTCGGTGGCCCTGATTTTTCTAAATCAATTTGTATTGCTAGGGAGAGTGAAAAAGAGTTAAGTACTAATCAGAAGGCTTGACACCTTGAACTCTAGAAGCAGAGAAGTATGAACATGGAGATTACTTGCAAGTATATTAAGCTTGCGATCAAGATTTATGGACCAGCTCAAGTCTTTTCAATTACATTGGATATGCACACGTTTTGGGTTTATTCGCAGCAAGAATCATGCAAGGGTTCCTTCCGGTTGCGTCTTTTGGGTGAAGAAGGATTCATCTTCCTTCATGGGGATCCATTATTGAATTGCATGATAGACATTTTGAGATCTGTGTAGGTGGATGAACGAAGGAGTACAGAGTGCTCTAGATCTGCATGAAATGTCATccaatggttgaaatcgtgaaagaatatcaatcatttttttgcacggaagatacaacccgaacctATCATGTAATGGGCTCAGCAAAATCCTCAACTACTGTTTTATTATATGGAAGAAGTTTGTTAAGGAGTCTATTCTGGAGGATTCTTCGCTCTCCAGATCCCTCGTTTTATGGATGCGGCtttgatttaaatattttatcggTTCTGGAAAGCATCTCAAAAGATTTCTTTCCCTATAAAGCTAAGTGAGAACATTTAGAATCTAATGAGTATTTATTCATCTTAAAAGGCATCACAAGCAGCCTTTCAGCCTTTCTTTCAGCCTTTTGCTTTCCCTCTGCTTCCCAATTTTCCATCGCTTGTGAAGGTGGTGTCATTGGAGCAACAGCTCCGGCCAGTGGACTCTGTAATTCCACTGTAACGGACTGCTATCAAAGCTGTCATCAAGTACTATAACAGTTATAATGACAGTCATTTGGCATTACAGTAAAAAATTAACTTATAATAACACAAAATTAGCCAGATTAATGGAAGCTTTCTTGTGTTAAGGGTTATAAAAGCTTTCGAATAAGGTCGTAGCATTCTAAGGTTATAATAATTGTAAGTTTTCTTTAACGGCTGTTTGGCTGCGATCGAGCCTGGTGGTAATTTTTAATAGGTGGGATTTGCGGTGTACGAGATTTCCGCAGTTGATGATGGCGGAAGTGCACGCGGAGGGAATATCGATTCCTTTGGAAGACTACATGCGAGCCCCGATCATCATCAATATTTTATCCCTTCCCCACTGTTGCTGCCTCCCCGGATTTTACCTGCCCCTTCAAAATCGTTAACAAAAACTTCAAGTCCGACATCcggaataataatttaatttcttttattatttttaatatatatatataaatataatattataggtacatttttttttcctaagatGAGGATTAGCAAATGACGCGTCACTTCCCAGTTCCCCCCCGGACATCAAACTTAGCAGCACTAACATCATCCACCCAAGTTCCAATCAGCAGTTCCGATGTCCTCTTCTCCTTTTGAAGTTAGTGGCCCCAAAAATTTAAAACGACAATCGGAAATTAAAGCAGAAATTAACATAAATTTTAAGTTAATTAAAGAAGAGGCAAATCCTTGGAATGGGACTTCAAAAGAAGCCTCCCCGGGCTTGGATCGTTTAACCATCCCTCTCCTCTCAGAGCCCGGCAGGGAGGGAGGCAAAATCCTGCAATAGCTGCAAGAAAAATCTCAAAGCAGAGAGTGGGGATAAAGGAGGGAGGTGGACAGAAACGAGGGAAAGTCCAAAGAAGGCTTTATCCGCgggggaaagaaaaaataaagaaagagtgGGGAGGGAAGGGTCCATGCTTGGGAGACTGGGAGCTCGCGCGCTGCTCTCGAAGCTCTAATAGACCGCTCTGCCGGGCGCTGCCTACCGTCCGCTACACAAAACAAAACCAAAACACATGCTCCTCGATGTCCTAAATCCCAGCCTTCTCCCTTCTCGTTTCCACGCCAACTctgcccccctcctccccccttCCCTCCTTTTAGCTCTTAGCTTCCCCCTCCATCCactccttcccttcttcttcagctGGTAGTGGCCGGCTTCTTAGTAGCAGAAGAGAGACTAGCAAATTAgtggaagaaggaggagaaagaaaccaGAGAAAATGATAACGCTGTCGGATTTCTACAACGTCATGACGGCTGTCGTACCGCTGTACGTGGCCATGATCCTGGCTTATGGCTCGGTGAAGTGGTGGAAAATTTTCTCACCAGACCAGTGCTCGGGAATCAACCGGTTCGTGGCGCTGTTCGCGGTGCCGCTGCTCTCCTTCCACTTCATCTCCACGAACGACCCTTACAAGATGAACCTGAAGTTCATCGCCGCCGACACGCTCCAGAAGCTGATGGTGCTCGCGATCCTGACGGTGTGGAGCAATGTCAGCCGCCGCGGCTGCCTCGAGTGGACTATAACTCTCTTCTCCCTCGCCACCCTCCCGAACACTCTTGTTATGGGCATCCCCCTCCTCAAGGGTATGTACGGCGGCAACTCCGGCAGCCTCATGGTCCAGATCGTCGTCCTCCAATGTATCATCTGGTACACCCTTATGCTCTTCATGTTCGAGTACCGCGGCGCCAAGCTGCTCATCACCGAGCAGTTCCCGGACACCGCCGGGTCCATCGCCTCCATCAGCGTCGACTCTGACGTCGTGTCGCTCGACGGGCGCCGCGACGCGCTCGAGACCGAGGCGGAGATCAAGGAGGACGGCAAGCTTCACGTCACCGTGCGGCGGTCGAACGCCTCCCGCTCGGACGTCTACTCCAGGAGGTCGCAGGGgttcaccaccaccacccctcGGCCTTCCAACCTCACCAACGCCGAGATTTACTCGCTGCAGTCGTCCCGCAACCCGACGCCGAGAGGCTCCAGCTTCAATCACACCGACTTCTACTCCATGGTCGGCAGGAGCTCCAATTTCGGTGCATCGGACGCCTACGGCATGATGCCGACCGGAGCGTCGAGGGGGCCGACGACGCCCAGGCCGTCCAGCTATGAGGAAGAGCACGGCGCCGCCGCATCCGGCGCCAACGCGGCCAGCGCAGGTGCCAAACCCCGCTTCCACTACCAGATGCCGGTCACCGCCGGGACGCTGCACTACCCGGCACCGAATCCCTCCGTGTTTTCGACGGCGGCGACAGGCGGTCCAAGAGCAGCACCGATGGGCGGCAAGAAGGCCAACGGGCAGTCCCATTTGTTGAAAGCGGAGGACGGAGGGACGAAGGATCTCCACATGTTCGTGTGGAGCTCTAGTGCGTCTCCCGTCTCCGATGTATTTGGCAGCAACCAGGAGTATGGTTTGCCGGCGACGGATCCTTTGGCTGCCAAAGAAGTTAGAATGGCAGTTTCTCCAGGCAAAGGTGCTCTAGGTTTAGTCCATGTTTTCTCTATGCATATAGTACTCAGCTTTCCTAGCTTCTTTTATGATGAAAGTATTGACCTTCTTGGATCGAATTATTCCAGTAGTGGATGGGCGGAAGGAGCGGGATGATTACATGGAGCGAGAGGACTTCAGCTTTGGAAATAGGGGAATAATGGAGAGAGACAGTGGGCACGAGGGAGGTGGCGACGAGAAGGTGCATGAGAGCaccaaaggaggaggagggagaggcaCGGCGTTGCCTCCAGCCAGCGTCATGACGAGGCTAATCCTAATCATGGTATGGCGGAAGCTCATCCGCAACCCCAACACCTACTCCAGCCTCATCGGCATCACCTGGGCCCTCGTTTCCTTCAGGTAAGCCAAATCAATAATTGCCAAACTAGTTATATGCATCCAATATTTGTGTGCATCGTGCGtcatgtttcctttttttttttcttttgtttttggagAAACGCCATTCATAGTTTCTGAGAAGTAAGTGAGGTCGATGGATGATATGTCTCACTGTTGCTCTTGTTGGTCTTGCAGATGGCATGTTCAGATGCCTGCCATTATATCGCAGTCCATCTCCATACTGTCGGACGCAGGCCTTGGCATGGCTATGTTCAGCCTTGGTCAGTATCCATGTGCTCCTTTCCTTTACCAAGCTTAGCTTAGCTTAGCTTagctcctctttcttcttctgttACTAGTTGCTAAAATAAATTACTAGTACTGTTCGCAACCTCATCTTTCTCTGTTTTTAttctatatttttataattaattaGTTCAGCTTGCTGTGACTGTCTCTCTTCATTAAATAATATTAAAGAAGGCTGAGTGGGGATGTCTTTTGGTTGTGGTGTGGGTGTGGGTGGGTCGGGGGGCCAGGTCTGTTTATGGCGTTGCAGCCAAGGATCATAGCATGTGGGAATTCGGTTGCAGCTTTTGCCATGGCCGTGAGATTCCTCGCAGGCCCAGCTGTCATGGTTGCCGCTTCCTTCGTCGTCGGTCTCCGCGGCGTCCTCCTTCACATCGCCATTGTACAGGTCAATCTTCCCCTTCCCATCCCTTCACGCACTCCCCATCTGACACCCCGAATCCAGCACAATGTTCCTCCTCTCACTCGCTAGCTTCAGTTCCCTTTCTTtccctgtctctctctctctctctacctatCCTCACAATAATAGTATCCTACCTCTTTAGCTTATCTACGCCAACTtctcctttatttatttatgtttttttgaTGTCAACGTCTCCTTTATTCTGGAACTGGACAGGCAGCACTCCCCCAAGGAATCGTCCCCTTCGTCTTCGCAAAGGAGTACAATCTGCATCCCGATATCCTTAGCACTGCGTGAGTACAGAGAGCTCCATATCTCACTGGATTCTCTCTGgaatttcctcttttttttcttttgtttgtaaTTGGTTGGCTTGGTGATCCTTGTATGATGCTGTAGGGTTATATTCGGGATGCTGATTGCGCTGCCCATTACGCTGGTTTACTACATTCTACTGGGTCTCTGATGTAAAGAGTATATCCACGAGAGACCAGAGGCGTCAAAAGACAGCAGAATGGGCTGGCTtcggagaaagaaaagagaggcaATCCCCAAACCTGTGGAAAAAGGAACCGGATCCGATTCGGACCGACGTGGTTCTTATTGAAAGATGATGGTGTAAAATGATGTGCTATTCAATCTCAAgagctcttcttctttcttcttttgtctGCTTTGTGTGTTTAATTTgtgtgtttttttctttttcttttcatcctCTCGTCGAGTTGTTTTATGAGAATATACATAAATAAAAGGGGAGACAATGGTATACCAATATAtgcaaaagtaaaagaaaaaaccaaAGTGTGAAGATAAACGAGAACTATACTTTTTTAAAGTACGCGATACTAGACTGAGGGAAGGGAAAAGACGGAACCTTAAAACCTCATCTATTTGACGATGACAACGACAACGCTGGCGCACTTGTTGTTTGGCTTCTTCCCCCTCCCTCATAAACGTAGGATAAAATCGCAAACGTTAAATAGAAAGGCGTTTAGTGGGGTTATTTCATCAAGTTTTTGATCTAGGAGGTTAATAGGCTAAAAGAATGATGGGAGGTCTCTTTCCTTCCATGAGGGGATTTGATTAGATATGTCGGGATAGTGGTCTAATGCTAAAGGAAGTGTGGGAGATAAAAAAGAACGGAGGAGAACGTCTACGTGAGTAGTGGAGGGCCGGACTTGGCTGCTTGGTCCCCCCTCCATTACGCCTGTGTGTTGGATTTGATGTCGACCCGTTTAGCATATCCCACGACAAGCTTCAACTTAGAGTCCTAGTCATAATAAGGCTGTTGATTCTTGCTGCCCCTCTCATCTATTTGGTGTAAATTAACTTCCGCTCTTCGTCGACTCCACCTATCTTTTTCATTACATTTTCAATGATCGGAGGGAATTCCGGCGAGTGGGCTCCTAAATGTTGGCcgatatatgtatttatatggACTAAAAAATGCATGATGTGTCAGTTAGTACGGATTGAATGGTACTCTTACGACAAGTAAGGCAAGGCTAATTTGTTTTGCTGCAATTTTTAGGTGCAATATTATTGGAATCCAGCAAACTATAGTTTGGTGGCTAATATCTACGTAACCCAAAGCTAAGCGGTGTCAAACGATTCCTCGGTCCTgcataaatatccaaaatctcTACAGTACATAaatgatgtaggactaaacatataTATGCCGAAAAGAACTCTCACATGCTCCGAATTAGGAGTAGGTGGGTAGTGGAGGGTTTTTCGGTCTTCCTTGTCTGACACTGACCCCAATTATGCATACTACTGTCAAAGGCAGCCGTACAACTTCGTCTTGGTCTTCTTTTTCCACGCGGAAGTAAATATCCAATCAATATACGGAAATGGTATTCCCTGATGGTAGGAAATGATTAAGCCATAGTGTTCTCGCTAAGCTATGGATCAAAATCTAATCAAATCAAATCATAAACATTTTAATTGGCTAGTGGTCAAAAGGCTTGCTGGAAGGTTATTTGGGTTCCAATTATGACCTATAAGGACTCATGCAGGTGTATATTTAATCTCATATCAACTACGCACTGGCTAGCTTTTGGATACTTATGCAGGgccaagaaatctaaataatatcttccagctAAATCTTTTGtatgaagtcttgaattattATAAATGATATCAAAGCAAATCTAGCTCGTGGTACTATGGACTTAGGGATATTGCAGCACGAACCACCATTTGGGATGATTATGAGCAGATATGTATTTAGTATACACATGAGTAAACATTAAGTAGATTTTGAGTACTTAGATAGGGCTAAGAAATCTAATTAATAACACTttttggctagcctttttggatgaagTTTGAGTCATTATGTAATCAATATGCAACTAACATA
This DNA window, taken from Phoenix dactylifera cultivar Barhee BC4 unplaced genomic scaffold, palm_55x_up_171113_PBpolish2nd_filt_p 000085F, whole genome shotgun sequence, encodes the following:
- the LOC103706185 gene encoding probable auxin efflux carrier component 1c isoform X2 — its product is MITLSDFYNVMTAVVPLYVAMILAYGSVKWWKIFSPDQCSGINRFVALFAVPLLSFHFISTNDPYKMNLKFIAADTLQKLMVLAILTVWSNVSRRGCLEWTITLFSLATLPNTLVMGIPLLKGMYGGNSGSLMVQIVVLQCIIWYTLMLFMFEYRGAKLLITEQFPDTAGSIASISVDSDVVSLDGRRDALETEAEIKEDGKLHVTVRRSNASRSDVYSRRSQGFTTTTPRPSNLTNAEIYSLQSSRNPTPRGSSFNHTDFYSMVGRSSNFGASDAYGMMPTGASRGPTTPRPSSYEEEHGAAASGANAASAGAKPRFHYQMPVTAGTLHYPAPNPSVFSTAATGGPRAAPMGGKKANGQSHLLKAEDGGTKDLHMFVWSSSASPVSDVFGSNQEYGLPATDPLAAKEVRMAVSPGKVDGRKERDDYMEREDFSFGNRGIMERDSGHEGGGDEKVHESTKGGGGRGTALPPASVMTRLILIMVWRKLIRNPNTYSSLIGITWALVSFRWHVQMPAIISQSISILSDAGLGMAMFSLGLFMALQPRIIACGNSVAAFAMAVRFLAGPAVMVAASFVVGLRGVLLHIAIVQAALPQGIVPFVFAKEYNLHPDILSTAVIFGMLIALPITLVYYILLGL
- the LOC103706185 gene encoding probable auxin efflux carrier component 1c isoform X1, whose protein sequence is MITLSDFYNVMTAVVPLYVAMILAYGSVKWWKIFSPDQCSGINRFVALFAVPLLSFHFISTNDPYKMNLKFIAADTLQKLMVLAILTVWSNVSRRGCLEWTITLFSLATLPNTLVMGIPLLKGMYGGNSGSLMVQIVVLQCIIWYTLMLFMFEYRGAKLLITEQFPDTAGSIASISVDSDVVSLDGRRDALETEAEIKEDGKLHVTVRRSNASRSDVYSRRSQGFTTTTPRPSNLTNAEIYSLQSSRNPTPRGSSFNHTDFYSMVGRSSNFGASDAYGMMPTGASRGPTTPRPSSYEEEHGAAASGANAASAGAKPRFHYQMPVTAGTLHYPAPNPSVFSTAATGGPRAAPMGGKKANGQSHLLKAEDGGTKDLHMFVWSSSASPVSDVFGSNQEYGLPATDPLAAKEVRMAVSPGKVVDGRKERDDYMEREDFSFGNRGIMERDSGHEGGGDEKVHESTKGGGGRGTALPPASVMTRLILIMVWRKLIRNPNTYSSLIGITWALVSFRWHVQMPAIISQSISILSDAGLGMAMFSLGLFMALQPRIIACGNSVAAFAMAVRFLAGPAVMVAASFVVGLRGVLLHIAIVQAALPQGIVPFVFAKEYNLHPDILSTAVIFGMLIALPITLVYYILLGL